From Mytilus edulis chromosome 9, xbMytEdul2.2, whole genome shotgun sequence, the proteins below share one genomic window:
- the LOC139487931 gene encoding uncharacterized protein — translation MADEVDLGLKNSNNTNQDKTKGYLVIDYGEKIKAEFKFSQEQIQRQVEHLQREISLLWEIIRDLMILFGPMVVGWMGYFLSRMLFSRMWEGLFVAFNSFLMSACLILFMTPLNESLVRLMAAFDEFKDLQASQDHFEDPYVEEAGHGDGDFIDTADNYSNDPTEEQTTVDNLGAIQEENDGEVSNDGEENTNNNDLE, via the exons ATGGCTGACGAAGTTGATCTCGGTTTGAAAAACTCAAACAATACAAATCAAGATAAAACAAAAG GCTATCTCGTTATAGACTATGGAGAAAAGATCAAAGCAGAATTTAAGTTTTCACAAGAACAAATTCAACGTCAG gtcGAACATTTGCAAAGGGAGATCTCTTTGTTATGGGAGATAATTCGCGACCTCATGATTTTGTTTGGACCAATGGTTGTAGGTTGGATGGGATATTTCCTATCTAGAATGCTGTTTTCACGGATGTGGGag GGGCTATTTGTTGCCTTCAACAGCTTTTTGATGTCAGCCTGCCTTATTTTGTTCATGACACCACTGAATGAATCACTTGTCAGACTAATGGCTGCTTTCGATGAATTCAAGGATTTACAAGCTTCACAGGACCACTTTGAGGATCCATATGTCGAGGAGGCGGGTCATGGTGACGGTGATTTTATAGATACTGCAGATAACTATAGTAATGACCCTACTGAAGAGCAGACAACTGTTGATAATTTAGGGGCTATCCAAGAGGAAAACGACGGAGAAGTATCGAATGACGGAGAAGAAAATACTAATAATAATGATTTAGAATAG
- the LOC139489890 gene encoding uncharacterized protein, whose translation MDSDYYRIKVEEQLNDSTFYSEIPDNIDHLVKRRMNTVLNKYTTATTEKEYDYLKNFERKTSNFYGLPKIHKSKEIQSAINSQQNEYIKVQKPTDLKLRPIIAGPASPTHRLSNFLDIILKPLCKYVPSYIRDDIDFLSHLPKIAPVHARLVSFDVTSLYTNIPHDLGIEAIQYWVAKHRDAIPNRFTVDFILDSTKLILENNSFYFNGKNYLQHRGTAMGTKFAPTYATLVMGFLEQRLYQEVENNFGVEFAREFELSWKRYLDDCFIIWNKSDEELQLFSDILNNLHTSIKFTKDENFNQLPFLDILVIKDGTEIKTDIFYKGTDTHQYLDFNSCHPSHTKRNIPYCLARKICTVVEDEHLREDRLEELQSFLIKQNYPETLIERGIQMAKQIPTNQLRSTCEEQSNNNDKIPFVITHNPRNFKIIPVAKAHLPILDQDEKMRRLINTETLLQSKRQPQNLKRLLTRARFDQQRTFSVSKCRDSRCGACPYIHVGKGMDIPNGLSLFTNEDITCKSENLIYCIKCNGCQEIYIGQTGNSVTERVRIHRQHIRQPQYRKIPLSKHLDECGGGFFKIFPFYKMNMGCDITREVKEKHFISKFKSRLNANYAFSIV comes from the coding sequence ATGGATTCAGACTACTATAGAATTAAAGTTGAAGAACAACTCAATGATTCGACATTTTACTCAGAAATTCCTGATAATATAGATCATCTAGTCAAGAGAAGAATGAATACCGTACTGAACAAATACACAACGGCCACTACGGAAAAAGAgtatgattacttgaaaaatttcGAAAGGAAAACGAGTAACTTTTATGGCCTTCCAAAAATCCATAAATCAAAGGAGATCCAATCGGCTATTAATTCTCAGCAAAACGAATACATAAAAGTGCAAAAACCGACGGATCTTAAACTTAGACCCATCATTGCAGGTCCAGCAAGTCCCACTCACAGACTAAGCAACTTTTTAGACATAATTTTGAAACCATTGTGTAAATATGTACCGAGCTATATAAGAGACGATATAGATTTTCTCTCACACCTGCCAAAAATAGCACCGGTTCACGCTCGTTTAGTAAGCTTCGATGTCACAAGCCTATATACGAACATTCCACACGATTTAGGAATAGAGGCAATACAATATTGGGTTGCAAAACATCGAGATGCAATACCAAATCGATTCACTGTTGACTTTATACTCGATTCTACTAAACTAATTCTTGAAaacaattctttctatttcaatGGCAAGAACTATTTGCAACATCGGGGGACAGCAATGGGAACAAAATTTGCACCAACCTATGCAACATTAGTCATGGGCTTCCTTGAACAAAGACTGTATCAAGAAGTTGAAAATAATTTTGGAGTTGAATTTGCAAGAGAATTCGAATTATCATGGAAAAGATACCTTGATGATTGCTTCATTATCTGGAACAAATCCGACGAAGAACTCCAACTATTTTCGGACATACTAAATAACCTTCATAcctccataaaatttacgaaggatgaaaattttaaccaattacCGTTTCTAGACATTCTTGTTATTAAAGATGGCACTGAAATTAAAACCGATATTTTTTACAAAGGTACTGATACTCATCAGTATTTAGATTTTAATTCGTGCCACCCATCTCATACCAAAAGGAATATCCCCTATTGTTTAGCAAGAAAAATATGTACAGTAGTCGAGGATGAACATTTGAGAGAAGACCGTCTAGAGGAACTACAATCATTTTTGATCAAGCAAAACTATCCAGAGACTTTAATAGAAAGGGgaattcaaatggcaaaacagATCCCAACCAACCAACTACGCTCCACCTGCGAGGAGCAGAGTAATAACAACGATAAAATACCGTTCGTTATTACACATAATCCCCGGAACTTTAAAATAATTCCCGTTGCAAAGGCACATTTACCTATTCTTGATCAGGATGAAAAGATGCGCCGTTTAATTAATACAGAAACACTTCTACAAAGTAAACGGCAACCACAAAACCTTAAACGACTATTGACCCGAGCACGATTCGACCAACAAAGAACATTCAGTGTGTCAAAATGTCGAGACAGTCGTTGTGGAGCATGTCCGTATATCCATGTCGGCAAGGGAATGGACATACCTAATGGTCTATCACTTTTTACCAACGAAGACATTACCTGTAAATCCGAGAACttaatttattgcattaaatgtaATGGTTGCCAGGAAATTTATATCGGCCAAACAGGGAACAGTGTAACAGAAAGAGTGCGCATTCATAGACAACATATAAGGCAGCCACAATACAGAAAAATCCCCCTAAGCAAACATTTAGACGAATGTGGAGggggattttttaaaatattcccattttataaaatgaatatgggTTGTGACATTACACGAGAAGTAaaggaaaaacattttatttcaaaatttaaatcacgATTGAATGCAAACTATGCATTTTCTATTGTGTAA
- the LOC139487949 gene encoding prestin-like, producing MNELHISRRIYTKDKLDSLFEVQETPKESLLTRLRKQCFCSKRRMWKFFTSFFPIIKIVKGYKKDYILGDLIAGLTVSFMHLPQGLAFSVLAGLPAVFGLYTTFFPLLFYTFFGTSPYVAFATNAVIALIVQKIVLSEAVLFKSALPDSAFNTTVFINMSDINNNSLNLVISEYDIIANKASTAMAASLLVGIILTTLGLLRLGFLLTYMSESFIGGFTTAAGIHIVSSQVPKMFGIEVSAHTGAGKLVKMYIELFSNLEKTVVSDVVITVICIAVILVVKVCVNDRFKKRMKIPIPIDLIVVVVSTLISHFAKFEENLGVDVIGDIPSGFRPPAVPSLDIAPRILVDCFVMAILTLMLTISLAKLTAKTHNQRINDNQEMVAYGLTNILSSFFSCFPQSATPSRTMLDSDLGAETTLNSIPTIVFMLLVILWIGQLFHSLPMSVLAAMITVAMKNLILQFGDLPKIWRINKLDFFIWIISCFVSVLVNLDYGIIAGIAFSITSVVIQHQVSSGILIGQAGNENLFLDFEKRKNVRDHESIKIFRFQAPLYFANAGQFKTQINRKVIDPMKLKKISKNKTDAMEMGNGQSNGNSKLSEDIENGIDSKNLVQSTIHYIILDCQMISHIDLSGISMLSQVIKEYKSVEIEIFLTNCSSAFLDTLTSAGVFENFPSESVFYDISDALHFIQKSKESERAEA from the coding sequence ATGAATGAACTACACATAAGCCGTCGTATTTATACTAAAGACAAACTTGACTCTTTGTTTGAAGTTCAAGAAACACCAAAAGAATCTCTCCTCACGAGATTGAGAAAGCAGTGCTTTTGTTCAAAAAGAAGAATGTGGAAGTTCTTTACTTCTTTCTTTCCAATTATTAAGATAGTGAAAGGCTACAAGAAGGACTATATATTGGGTGATTTAATAGCTGGTTTGACTGTCAGCTTCATGCATTTGCCACAAGGATTGGCTTTCTCTGTTCTGGCCGGTTTACCAGCCGTGTTTGGACTTTACACTACATTCTTCCCCTTATTATTTTATACATTCTTTGGAACATCACCATATGTAGCATTTGCAACAAATGCAGTGATTGCTTTAATCGTACAAAAGATTGTTTTGTCAGAAGCCGTTCTTTTCAAATCAGCTTTACCGGATTCAGCTTTTAACACCACCGTGTTTATAAACATGTCTGATATAAACAATAACTCGTTAAACTTAGTTATAAGTGAATATGATATCATTGCTAACAAGGCTTCCACTGCTATGGCGGCATCATTACTGGTCGGAATAATACTAACAACCCTCGGTTTGCTGCGTCTCGGCTTTCTTTTGACATATATGTCAGAAAGTTTTATCGGAGGATTTACCACGGCTGCTGGAATCCACATTGTGTCCAGTCAGGTGCCGAAAATGTTTGGTATAGAGGTGTCCGCACACACTGGGGCTGGAAAGCTTGTGAAGATGTATATAGAATTATTCTCCAATCTAGAAAAGACTGTGGTTTCCGATGTTGTTATTACTGTGATATGTATAGcggtgatacttgtagtaaaagtTTGTGTTAATGATCGATTCAAAAAACGGATGAAGATTCCTATTCCGATTGATTTGATCGTAGTTGTGGTTTCTACGTTAATATCACATTTTGCAAAGTTTGAGGAAAATCTTGGTGTTGATGTCATTGGTGATATTCCTTCTGGATTCCGACCTCCGGCTGTCCCATCTTTAGATATAGCTCCAAGAATTCTAGTCGATTGCTTTGTCATGGCTATTCTTACTCTGATGCTGACTATATCATTGGCTAAATTAACTGCAAAAACTCACAATCAACGTATAAATGACAACCAGGAAATGGTGGCATACGGGTTAACTAATATTCTCTCGTCTTTCTTCTCTTGTTTCCCACAGTCGGCCACCCCAAGCAGAACAATGTTAGACAGTGATCTAGGTGCTGAGACAACTCTGAATTCTATACCGACAATTGTGTTCATGCTTCTTGTTATTTTATGGATCGGGCAATTATTTCATTCGTTACCGATGTCAGTATTAGCGGCAATGATAACTGTTGCTAtgaaaaacttaattttacaatTCGGTGATCTGCCAAAGATATGGCGAAtaaacaaattagatttttttatttggataATTTCGTGCTTTGTCTCTGTGCTTGTAAATCTGGACTATGGTATAATCGCAGGAATAGCATTTTCTATAACTTCCGTCGTTATTCAGCATCAAGTGTCATCAGGTATTCTGATTGGTCAAGCAGGAAATGAAAATCTGTTTTTGGATTTCGAGAAAAGGAAAAATGTACGAGACCATGAGAGCATTAAGATATTTCGGTTTCAAGCACCGTTATATTTTGCAAATGCAGgacaatttaaaacacaaataaacagAAAAGTGATAGAtccaatgaaattgaaaaaaatatcaaagaacaAGACCGATGCTATGGAAATGGGAAATGGTCAATCTAATGGAAACAGCAAATTATCAGAAGATATTGAAAACGGTATAGACTCAAAAAATCTGGTCCAAAGTACAATACATTATATCATTTTAGATTGCCAGATGATATCTCATATAGATCTCTCAGGAATAAGCATGCTTTCTCAGGTTATTAAGGAGTACAAATctgttgaaattgaaatatttttaacaaactgCTCATCAGCGTTTCTCGATACTTTGACATCAGCAGGAGTTTTCGAGAATTTTCCATCAGAATCTGTATTCTATGACATTTCAGATGCATTACACTTTATTCAAAAATCTAAAGAATCCGAGAGAGCGGAAGCATAG